One window of the Brevibacterium limosum genome contains the following:
- a CDS encoding RES family NAD+ phosphorylase has product MSEEFPPEALECPEPDECPVAIGALSGLATNGRLPVATVATGQPWSRVYHSMYGHMEFNPGYGNARFSPFDSALDGARIASIYLAASPEAALLETALRDIDYENEPEVQDEDFHGYLHVELLSSESFRVADLRDEQLGVLGLERTAVSSNLSQHYPCTRTIAKAVHASTQDLSGILWHSRQAELSGQPQEEVLVLFEERTAGGRKSFELNPGRKSIGALYEGAGRVTLDELLEELGVNVAGPWG; this is encoded by the coding sequence ATGAGCGAAGAGTTTCCGCCGGAGGCGCTCGAGTGCCCTGAGCCCGATGAGTGCCCGGTGGCGATCGGTGCGCTGTCTGGTCTGGCGACGAACGGGCGGCTGCCCGTTGCCACTGTTGCGACAGGGCAGCCGTGGAGTCGGGTCTACCACTCTATGTATGGTCACATGGAGTTCAATCCCGGATACGGGAATGCCCGATTCTCTCCCTTCGACTCTGCGCTGGACGGAGCTCGGATTGCGTCGATCTACTTAGCGGCCAGCCCGGAGGCGGCGCTGCTGGAGACGGCTCTTCGGGACATTGACTATGAAAACGAACCTGAGGTGCAAGATGAAGACTTCCACGGCTACCTCCATGTCGAGCTTTTGTCTTCGGAATCTTTTCGGGTTGCTGATCTTCGCGACGAACAGCTCGGTGTACTTGGATTGGAGCGCACGGCCGTATCGTCAAACCTCAGCCAGCATTATCCGTGTACGCGAACCATCGCCAAGGCGGTCCACGCTTCGACGCAGGATCTCAGCGGGATCCTCTGGCACTCTCGACAGGCGGAGCTCAGCGGGCAGCCGCAGGAGGAAGTGCTGGTGCTCTTCGAAGAGCGGACAGCCGGCGGTCGGAAATCCTTCGAGCTCAACCCAGGAAGGAAATCGATCGGGGCTCTCTACGAGGGTGCTGGACGGGTCACACTCGATGAGCTGCTCGAGGAGCTTGGGGTTAATGTTGCAGGTCCGTGGGGCTAA